Proteins from a genomic interval of bacterium:
- a CDS encoding nucleoside deaminase, protein MGEALALARKARALGEVPVGAVVVREGKLLGKGFNRRETRGDPLAHAELEAISDAREHIDGWRFDGCEMVVTLEPCAMCAGALVNGRFAGLVFGARDPKAGFCGSLGDLVRDQRLNHRLELREGVLAEECGSLLSEFFSDLRR, encoded by the coding sequence ATGGGCGAGGCCTTGGCGCTCGCCCGAAAGGCTCGAGCTCTCGGGGAGGTTCCGGTCGGAGCCGTGGTGGTGCGCGAGGGCAAACTGCTGGGTAAGGGCTTCAATCGACGCGAGACCAGGGGAGATCCCTTGGCTCATGCCGAGCTGGAAGCGATCTCGGACGCCCGAGAGCACATCGACGGCTGGCGGTTCGATGGCTGCGAAATGGTTGTAACTCTCGAACCGTGCGCGATGTGCGCCGGGGCCCTGGTCAACGGGCGTTTCGCCGGATTAGTGTTCGGTGCTCGGGACCCGAAGGCCGGCTTCTGCGGCAGCCTGGGAGACTTGGTGCGAGACCAGCGCCTCAATCACAGGCTCGAGTTGAGGGAGGGAGTGCTGGCGGAGGAATGTGGCTCGCTGCTGAGCGAGTTCTTCTCAGACCTTCGTCGCTAG
- the dnaX gene encoding DNA polymerase III subunit gamma/tau, with protein MAYQVLARKWRPQDFSEVVGQAAVVTALQNAVSKERIAHAYLFSGIRGVGKTSVARILAKGLNCENGPAAEPCNDCDTCRQITAGSDFDVIEVDAATYSKVEQVRELTESLKYGPAHGRFKVVILDEIHRLSRQAFDALLKIVEEPPDHLVFIFATTESDAVPATILSRCQEFRFRRVPLDQLAEYLETIAKREKISVGTSALRIIAQAGDGSVRDAIALLDQLATFGSGSIDDGDAVRLLGGLDQEVFRQVLTAIGHGDCKQVAQITARIEEEGWDPRFVFGEFLSYCRMALHLCLGADPERLETTREEAQALTVVAKNIGYEQVLRVLNLLLQSEEAIRRSESAALALEIAWLRATELPKLVAIETLLAGNEAAPQAPPKAETTVERRAARAPAAAERETATSTPGPPSQATTGVRADTGSDQNAGDGQPADPHARFLAAVGRNRQALAAHLSGANSLTFAAGVLEISVPSGDTWLRDRLDRAANRKVLEEALAATWGEDASWKIIEEDLPGSEQRPAKTKATEKALKDPRVQTVLEIFGGSVESVEPLNET; from the coding sequence ATGGCGTACCAGGTACTCGCACGGAAGTGGCGCCCGCAGGACTTCTCCGAAGTCGTCGGCCAGGCGGCGGTCGTCACCGCATTGCAGAACGCGGTGTCGAAGGAGCGCATCGCCCATGCCTATTTGTTCTCGGGTATCCGTGGAGTCGGCAAGACCAGCGTCGCGAGGATCCTGGCCAAGGGGCTCAACTGCGAGAACGGGCCTGCGGCCGAGCCCTGCAACGACTGCGACACCTGCCGGCAGATCACCGCGGGGTCCGATTTTGACGTCATCGAGGTCGATGCCGCGACCTACTCCAAGGTCGAACAGGTTCGCGAACTCACCGAGAGCCTCAAATACGGCCCGGCACATGGTCGCTTCAAGGTCGTCATTCTCGATGAGATTCATCGCCTGTCCCGTCAGGCGTTCGATGCGCTCCTGAAGATCGTCGAAGAGCCTCCCGACCATCTGGTCTTCATCTTCGCGACGACGGAGTCCGATGCCGTCCCCGCCACGATCCTGTCACGCTGCCAGGAGTTCCGCTTTCGGCGGGTACCGCTCGACCAGCTCGCCGAGTACCTCGAGACGATTGCCAAACGAGAGAAGATCTCCGTCGGCACCTCGGCGCTGCGAATCATCGCGCAGGCCGGCGACGGATCGGTTCGGGACGCCATCGCGCTGCTCGACCAGCTTGCCACTTTCGGCTCCGGCTCGATCGACGACGGCGACGCGGTGCGGCTGTTGGGCGGCCTCGACCAGGAAGTCTTTCGCCAGGTCCTGACCGCGATCGGCCACGGCGATTGCAAGCAGGTCGCACAGATCACCGCCAGAATCGAAGAGGAGGGTTGGGATCCTCGGTTCGTCTTCGGAGAGTTTCTCTCCTACTGCCGAATGGCGCTTCATCTTTGTCTCGGAGCGGACCCGGAACGACTCGAAACCACCCGGGAAGAGGCCCAGGCGTTGACCGTCGTAGCCAAGAACATCGGCTACGAGCAGGTTCTCCGTGTACTCAACCTCTTGCTCCAGAGTGAGGAGGCGATTCGGCGAAGCGAGAGCGCCGCGCTCGCGCTCGAGATCGCCTGGTTACGGGCCACCGAGCTGCCCAAACTCGTGGCCATCGAGACTCTACTGGCCGGAAACGAAGCCGCCCCGCAAGCGCCGCCGAAGGCCGAGACGACCGTCGAGCGCCGCGCGGCCCGGGCGCCGGCGGCGGCCGAAAGGGAAACCGCTACTTCGACGCCGGGACCACCGTCGCAAGCTACGACCGGTGTCCGTGCCGACACCGGCTCGGACCAGAACGCCGGCGATGGCCAGCCCGCGGATCCCCACGCTCGGTTCCTTGCGGCCGTCGGACGCAACCGGCAGGCGCTAGCGGCGCACCTGTCGGGCGCAAACTCACTGACCTTCGCGGCGGGAGTGCTCGAGATCTCGGTCCCCAGCGGAGACACCTGGCTGCGCGACCGGCTCGACCGGGCCGCCAATCGCAAAGTGCTCGAGGAAGCTCTCGCCGCCACCTGGGGCGAGGACGCCAGTTGGAAGATCATCGAAGAAGATCTGCCGGGAAGCGAGCAACGACCGGCTAAAACGAAAGCGACCGAAAAAGCACTTAAAGACCCACGAGTCCAGACCGTGCTCGAGATCTTCGGCGGGTCGGTCGAATCCGTCGAGCCCCTCAACGAAACCTAG
- a CDS encoding YbaB/EbfC family nucleoid-associated protein — translation MKIQKLMKQAQEMQARLEQDLANLVIESSAGGGMVSVKMNGKKQLLSVQIDPEVLSPDESDMVADLVLAAVNDAARQVDEAVQSSMGSLGAGLGGLLG, via the coding sequence ATGAAGATCCAGAAGCTAATGAAACAGGCCCAGGAAATGCAGGCCCGCCTCGAACAGGACCTCGCCAATCTGGTCATCGAATCCAGCGCGGGCGGCGGCATGGTCTCGGTCAAAATGAACGGCAAGAAGCAGCTACTCTCCGTGCAGATCGACCCGGAAGTGCTCTCACCCGACGAGTCCGACATGGTTGCCGACTTGGTGCTGGCCGCCGTCAACGATGCCGCCCGCCAGGTGGACGAGGCCGTGCAGAGCAGCATGGGAAGTCTCGGCGCCGGCTTGGGCGGCCTGCTGGGCTGA
- the recR gene encoding recombination protein RecR codes for MPPARWTRPCRAAWEVSAPAWAACWADRRTDSEAETLSSDPFSRLVSELARLPGIGPKTAARLAQHIAKSDRAGAEALAGAIVEVKDKLRPCSTCYSLTEEDPCSICSDPERDSSQICVVEQPFNIQPLEKTGEYRGLYHVLMGVLSPQHGVGPDQLRVADLLDRLEGVSEIILATNPDVEGEATALYLGRLLKDRGIGVSRLAFGMPVGGDIEYTDEVTLARSLIGRRSF; via the coding sequence ATGCCGCCCGCCAGGTGGACGAGGCCGTGCAGAGCAGCATGGGAAGTCTCGGCGCCGGCTTGGGCGGCCTGCTGGGCTGATCGCCGGACCGACTCCGAAGCCGAAACCTTGTCTTCAGATCCGTTTTCTCGCCTGGTCTCTGAGCTCGCGCGGTTGCCGGGCATCGGGCCCAAAACGGCAGCCCGGCTGGCCCAGCACATTGCCAAGTCGGACCGGGCCGGAGCCGAAGCCCTCGCCGGCGCGATTGTCGAGGTCAAGGACAAGCTTCGCCCCTGCTCGACCTGTTATTCGTTGACCGAGGAAGATCCCTGCTCGATCTGCTCCGATCCCGAGCGCGACTCCTCTCAGATCTGCGTCGTCGAGCAACCTTTCAACATTCAACCACTCGAGAAGACCGGCGAGTATCGCGGCCTCTATCACGTGCTGATGGGTGTGCTGTCTCCGCAGCACGGCGTCGGACCGGATCAGCTTCGGGTCGCCGATCTGCTCGATCGTCTGGAGGGAGTCAGCGAGATCATTCTGGCGACCAATCCCGACGTCGAGGGCGAGGCCACGGCTCTCTATCTCGGCCGTCTGTTGAAAGATCGCGGCATCGGCGTCTCCCGTCTCGCCTTCGGGATGCCCGTCGGCGGTGATATCGAGTACACCGACGAGGTGACTCTCGCGCGCTCGCTGATCGGCCGGCGCAGCTTCTGA
- a CDS encoding DUF4157 domain-containing protein, whose amino-acid sequence MSLMAALLRMPGDGMMLLNGPAARSVAGICGAAAVTLGNAVLFSANGWLELDRRSEAGLVLLAHELVHVRQYKELGFFRFLLIYVGEYFAGRIRGLAHRQAYLAISLE is encoded by the coding sequence ATGAGCCTGATGGCGGCGCTGCTGCGGATGCCGGGCGACGGCATGATGCTGCTCAACGGCCCGGCTGCGCGTTCGGTGGCTGGAATCTGTGGCGCTGCCGCCGTGACCTTGGGAAACGCGGTGTTGTTCTCGGCGAACGGCTGGCTCGAGCTCGATCGAAGGAGCGAAGCGGGCCTGGTATTGCTCGCGCACGAGCTGGTCCATGTCCGCCAGTACAAGGAGTTGGGATTCTTTCGGTTTCTTCTGATCTACGTCGGCGAGTACTTCGCGGGACGGATTCGCGGTCTTGCCCACCGCCAGGCGTACCTGGCGATCTCCCTCGAGTGA
- a CDS encoding AAA family ATPase, with protein MKQACQPFKLAFIGSHGVGKTTLCYGLAAQLKASDVSLEVVHEVARRCPLPINETTSVEAQSWILHTQIAEELSAVSRYPAVICDRSILDNYVYLLLAAGPQETLEPLVCSWMTSYQLLVHVPVLDTPAADGVRATDPSFQLAVDQRLQQELARRELDHLRLDGNDRSSWLSHVEAAVLEQMTGLEGIPARR; from the coding sequence ATGAAACAAGCGTGTCAGCCTTTCAAGTTGGCCTTCATCGGTAGCCACGGCGTCGGTAAGACGACGCTCTGCTACGGGCTCGCGGCACAGCTCAAAGCCAGTGACGTCTCTTTGGAAGTCGTGCACGAAGTCGCCCGGCGCTGCCCCCTACCGATCAACGAGACAACCAGCGTCGAGGCTCAGTCCTGGATACTTCACACCCAGATAGCCGAGGAGTTGTCTGCGGTCTCGAGATATCCAGCGGTCATCTGCGACCGGAGTATTCTGGACAACTACGTCTATCTGCTGCTGGCCGCGGGACCGCAGGAAACGCTAGAGCCACTGGTGTGCAGCTGGATGACGTCCTACCAACTTCTCGTGCACGTGCCCGTGCTCGACACGCCGGCGGCGGATGGGGTGAGGGCCACCGATCCTTCATTTCAGCTCGCCGTCGACCAACGTCTCCAGCAAGAGCTCGCTCGTCGAGAGTTGGATCACCTCCGACTCGACGGCAATGATCGAAGCTCCTGGTTGTCGCATGTCGAGGCTGCGGTGCTTGAACAGATGACGGGGCTCGAAGGCATTCCCGCACGCCGGTAG